GGTCGCGCCCACGCCTGTTTCGGCCCTGCTGCATGCGGTGGCGGTGGTCAAGGCGGGCGTGTTCTGCGTCAGCCGCATCGTCCTCTCGGGCTTTGGCACCAAGACGGCGGGCACCCTGACCTTAAGCGACGTTTTCGTCGGCATGCCGGGCACGATGCTCGGCGACACGACCCTGGGCATAGCCACAGCCTACATCGCGGCCTTCACCATCGTGGCGGCCTCCCTCATCGCCCTGACCAAGGACGACATCAAGGCGAGACTGGCATACTCCACCGTGTCCCAGCTCTCCTACGTGGTCATCGGCGTGACCATGCTGACGGACTCGGCGGTGCAGGGCGGGGTGATGCACATCGCCCACCACGCCTTCTCCAAGATCACGCTGTTTATGGCTGCCGGGGCCATCTACGTGGCCACGCATCTGAAGAAGATCAGCCTCATGGACGGACTTGGCCGCAGGATGCCCTGGACCTTTGCCGCCTTCGGCCTGGCCTCGCTTTCAATGATCGGCATGCCGCCGGTTTGCGGGTTCGCCTCCAAATGGTATCTGGTCAACGGCACGTTGCAGGCCGAGCAGATGCCGCTCTTGCTGGCGCTGCTGGCCAGTACCGCGCTCAACGCGGGGTACTTCGTGCCCATCCTCTACCGCGCCTTCTTCAAGACGGCCGCGCCCGAGGCGAACATCGCGCAGTACAGCGAGGCGTCGAAAACCATGGTCGTGCCGCTGTTCATCACCGCGATCATCTCCGTGTTGCTGGGTCTGTACCCGCAGACGTTCCTGAACTTCGTCAACGTCTTCGGCAAGTTCTAGGGGGAAATAATGAGTCAGAACGGACTGGGCGAGCTGCTCGCCAAATTCAGGGACAACAGGAAGACGTGGAAGATCATCTTCTTCGCGGTGCTGGCCGTGCTGCTGGTGCTCAACGTCCCCTTTGTCACCCATCATCCGCACTTCGGCCTTGACAAGTATCCAGGATTCTTCGCCGGATTCGGTCTCGTGGTCGGCCTTGGGATGGTCATTGTCATGAAAAAGATCATTCAACCCTTTATCGCCAGGAAGGAGGACTATTATGGAGATTAGTTTCTACCATCCTTCCGTGGCGTTCCTGGCCCTGGCGCTTCTGGTGCCGTTCATCCCAAAAGAACAATGGATGAACAAGGCCTACCGAGGCGCATTGGCCCTGCTGCCGCCGCTCATCGCCCTGGCCAGCATCATGACCATCGAGCCGGGCATGTACGGCGCCATCGGCTATCTTGATCAGGTCTTGGTTCTTGGCCGGGTGGACAAGCTGTCCATCGTCTTTGGCCAGGTCTTCGCCGTCATCGCTGTGGCTGGCGCCATCTACGGCATGCATGTGGAGGACCGGGGGCACTACGTCTGCGGCTCCCTCTATGTGGCGGGCGGATTCGGCTGCGTGTTCGCGGGCGACCTGCTTACGGTCTTTCTGTTCTGGGAGTTGATGAGCATCGGTTCCACCTTCCTCATCTGGCAGGCCCGGACCAAGGAATCTGTGGGCGCCGGCTTCCGCTACTTCATGTATCACACCGTGGGCGGCCTGTTCCTGCTGGCCGGTCTGCTGCTCAAGTTCAAGGCCACC
This genomic stretch from Pseudodesulfovibrio alkaliphilus harbors:
- a CDS encoding monovalent cation/H+ antiporter subunit D family protein; this encodes MMDGVTIESSRILLPVVITLIAPLFIWLNRKDENKREAVSFVAAAATFLCVLSMAPAVLSGEVWFFHVTTIMPGITIAFAADGLGMIFALIASLLWFFATSYNIGYMRGLKEHAQTRYYICFAVAIFGAVGVAFAANVFTLYLFYEVITVFTYPLVYHHEDDEAKSGARKYIVYLMGTSKLFLLPAMVLTYVLVGNLDFHLTDIVNGMFSAEVVAEHPRLVALTYWLFIFGIGKAALMPFHNWLPSAMVAPTPVSALLHAVAVVKAGVFCVSRIVLSGFGTKTAGTLTLSDVFVGMPGTMLGDTTLGIATAYIAAFTIVAASLIALTKDDIKARLAYSTVSQLSYVVIGVTMLTDSAVQGGVMHIAHHAFSKITLFMAAGAIYVATHLKKISLMDGLGRRMPWTFAAFGLASLSMIGMPPVCGFASKWYLVNGTLQAEQMPLLLALLASTALNAGYFVPILYRAFFKTAAPEANIAQYSEASKTMVVPLFITAIISVLLGLYPQTFLNFVNVFGKF